A genome region from Halobacterium hubeiense includes the following:
- a CDS encoding transposase has product MSDESDENQTELYHFARGAFVDTDWFPGDLDENDDVVRVSEAGQFPESYYLEDGDWGAAPLVPGDDPPYEGVNLPQALYAAIHWADGDLARAIGRLPLRDLFIGVEEHEDLSRKLDALEFFRVYLYLRLTDESETDVAKNLDDAEFRDRLKVTETVSQPTLNRLGDRLTERQMRYFDRVVAQVLTAIKDSHYADQFADLPSPDTEERKPPYIKRLSRELRAEVFRHLSFDRDDSISFKRDFLLRVFVSAAIHDIHMNQACENMELKPWIGADNSVDPSNVRHQLLKFDPDTVTRMFRQANGALFDIAFEHEYFDDTNEVAIDSTDWGWYGQGDASRDIQKTKPQRNFYYSWQFTTLALVGTNTPMTMRAVPTRADTDKGTLVRRLLRYAAQVTSFNRAYLDSGFYTTDSVRALESTGTGFIIQAPDTGQKIEGLQRLAVAKESEAEAVPHGLGGIDDEKHWLFTVKSQKRSRLRQGEPDDPTDNWIIFYTNIPLDDDDVDPLELATDFRNRWGVETSYRKLKNDFLAQSGSPRLATRMFYFKFAVLMYNMWTVANVLGAEELDHDLSSENFVKANRFTRAFEDDEVTLDLADPPETLDSSWFSQGTSH; this is encoded by the coding sequence ATGAGCGACGAATCCGACGAGAACCAAACGGAACTCTACCACTTCGCCCGCGGGGCGTTCGTCGATACCGACTGGTTTCCCGGCGACCTCGACGAGAACGACGACGTGGTCCGAGTCTCCGAAGCAGGCCAGTTCCCCGAGTCGTACTACCTCGAGGACGGCGACTGGGGTGCTGCCCCGCTGGTCCCCGGCGACGACCCGCCCTACGAGGGGGTGAACCTCCCGCAGGCGCTCTACGCCGCCATCCACTGGGCCGACGGCGATCTCGCCCGCGCGATTGGCCGGCTCCCGCTGCGGGATCTCTTCATCGGCGTCGAGGAACACGAGGACCTCTCGCGCAAACTCGACGCGCTGGAGTTTTTCCGCGTGTACCTCTACCTCCGGCTGACCGATGAATCGGAGACGGATGTGGCGAAGAACCTAGATGACGCTGAGTTCCGGGACCGGCTGAAAGTCACGGAGACGGTGAGCCAACCCACGCTGAACCGGCTCGGCGATCGGCTGACCGAACGGCAGATGCGGTATTTTGACCGCGTCGTCGCGCAGGTCCTCACTGCCATCAAGGACTCTCACTACGCCGACCAGTTCGCTGATCTGCCGTCGCCGGACACTGAGGAACGGAAGCCACCGTACATCAAGAGGCTCAGCCGTGAACTCCGAGCTGAAGTCTTCCGACACCTCAGCTTCGACCGCGACGACAGTATCAGCTTCAAGCGGGACTTCCTCCTGCGGGTATTCGTTAGCGCGGCGATCCACGACATCCACATGAACCAGGCGTGTGAGAACATGGAGTTGAAGCCGTGGATCGGCGCGGATAACTCGGTCGACCCGAGTAACGTCCGGCACCAGCTTCTGAAGTTCGACCCAGACACCGTCACGCGAATGTTCCGACAGGCCAACGGTGCCCTGTTCGACATCGCTTTCGAGCACGAGTACTTCGACGACACCAACGAGGTCGCCATCGACAGTACGGACTGGGGGTGGTACGGACAGGGTGACGCCAGCCGAGACATCCAGAAGACGAAGCCCCAGCGGAACTTCTACTACTCGTGGCAGTTCACCACGCTCGCTCTCGTCGGCACGAACACGCCGATGACGATGCGAGCCGTCCCGACGCGGGCAGACACCGACAAGGGAACGCTCGTGCGCCGGCTGCTCCGGTACGCCGCGCAGGTGACGTCGTTCAACCGGGCCTACCTGGACAGTGGATTCTATACCACTGACTCGGTGCGTGCGCTCGAGTCGACCGGGACGGGGTTCATCATCCAGGCCCCGGACACGGGTCAGAAGATCGAGGGGCTCCAGCGGCTCGCAGTTGCCAAGGAGAGTGAGGCTGAAGCGGTGCCTCACGGCCTCGGCGGGATCGACGACGAGAAGCACTGGTTGTTCACTGTGAAGTCCCAGAAGCGGTCACGACTTCGTCAGGGTGAACCCGATGATCCGACCGACAACTGGATCATCTTCTACACGAATATCCCGCTTGATGACGACGACGTCGACCCGTTGGAGCTGGCCACCGACTTTCGCAACCGCTGGGGGGTCGAGACGAGTTACCGGAAGCTCAAGAACGACTTCTTGGCGCAGTCGGGATCGCCCCGGCTAGCGACCCGGATGTTCTACTTCAAGTTCGCCGTCCTCATGTACAACATGTGGACGGTAGCGAACGTGCTGGGTGCCGAGGAACTGGATCATGATTTGAGTTCGGAGAACTTCGTCAAGGCGAACAGATTCACCCGCGCGTTCGAGGACGATGAAGTGACGTTAGATCTTGCTGATCCGCCAGAAACATTAGATTCTTCTTGGTTTTCACAAGGCACCAGTCATTAG